The sequence CCGGGGAAATTTTTGGGTTTATTTGGTAAAGATAATGATTATGTAATACCCTGGGAAAATATAAAAAAAATAGGTGTAGATGTTATTTTAGTTGACCTCAACGGAACACAGACTAAATAATTTTAGTAAAGCTTTTAATATATATAAGGTAAAAAACTTAAGTATAACAAGTTATATCGAGCTAATCGCTTATAAATGTCAATAATTCATAAATATCCCTATTTTAAATCTTAGCAATACAATATTTTGAGAAATATAATGTAATTACCTACAAAATATAGGATTTTTTTTGCCGCAGGAAAGGATGAATTATATATGAAATGCCCCTATTGTGGATTTAACGAAAGCAGGGTTATAGACTCACGACCTGCAGAAGAAGGGACGGCTGTCCGGAGGCGAAGGGAATGTCTTGATTGTCAGCAGCGTTTTACAACATATGAAAAGATAGAAGAGGTGCCTTTAATTGTAATTAAAAAGGATGGAAGCAGGGAGATTTTTAAAAGAGAGAAAATATTAAAAGGAATCATCAAAGCCTGTGAAAAAAGACCCATTTCCCTAAAAACCCTGGAAAAAGTGGCTGATGATGTTGAAAAAGAGTTAAAAAACACAATGGAAAGAGAAATTACCAGTGAGCAAATAGGTGAAATGGTGATGGAGTACCTTAAAGATATTGATGAAGTCGCATATGTAAGATTTGCCTCCGTTTATAGAGAATTCAAAGACGTCAATACCTTTATGGAGGAGCTGAAGAAAATCCTGCAGGAAAATAAATAGAGGAGGTTAATATGAACTGGGGTTTAGTTGAAAGATACAAAAAAATACTCTATGCAGAAAAACCTCTACTAAGAATTTATAACTTTGGTGAAAAGGAAGTAAGTTTTGCACTAATATACCCTAATACTTATAACCTGGCCATGTCTAATTTAGGTTTTATGTCAATATATTATCAAATAAATATCAGGAGAGATACCCTCTGCCACAGGGGGTTTTTACCCTTTAAAGGCGATGAGAAGGCTTTTTATAAAACTAACACCCCTTTATTTAGTTTAGAATCTCAAGTTCCTTTAAAGGATTACGATATAATAGGTTTTTCAGTTTCTTTTGAACTAGATTATATCAATATTTTGAAGATATTGGAGATTTCGCATATCCCTTTAGAAAAAGAAAAAAGAGATGAAAGATTCCCTTTGATAATAGCGGGCGGGCCATGTGCGACTTTTAATCCCGAACCCTTAACACCATATATTGATATCTTTGTAATTGGAGAAGGAGAAGAAGTAATTCATGAAGTCATTGAAAGATATAAAAGCCTCCGTTCTTATGGTAAACAAGCTGTATTACAGGGTATGTCTTCTATTCCGGGGGTTTATGTCCCTTCCATGTACGGGGTTGAATATCATGATGACGGAAGAATTAAAAACATACAACCTAAAGGTAATGCCCCGGCAAAGGTTAAAAAACGCTGGATAAAAGATTTGTCCGGCATACAGACTAGTTCGGTTATTATATCTCCCTTATCCGAATTTAAAGATATGTACCTTATTGAAATTTCCAGGGGGTGTTGGAGAAATTGCAGATATTGTATGGCCGGCTATTGTTATAAAATTCCAAGGATAAGAGAATTAAGGGATATAATCAATAATGCGAAAAAGGCAAAGGATTTAGGGCTAAGAGTAGGCCTTGTAGGGGCTGCTGTTTCTGACTACCCTTATATAGATGAACTGATTCGGGAATTGATTAAACAGGGTATAAAATTTTCGGTTTCTTCTTTAAGAGCCGATTCGGTAACTCCATCCCTTGTCCGGGGGCTGGCCTTTAGTGGACATAAAACAATTACAATTGCTCCTGAAGCAGCATCTGAACGTCTAAGAAAAGTTATAAATAAGGGAATAGGGGAAGAAGATATTTTTAGGGCTGTATATTTGGCTGCAACCAACAACATACCAAACATAAAACTGTATTTTATTATAGGCCTTCCTACGGAGGATTTGGAGGATATAAATCAAATAATTATCTTGACTAAGAGAATTATAGATTACTTAAATAGCATCAATGCTGTTTACGAAACCATTATATTGAGTATAAACCCTTTTATTCCAAAACCCTTTACTCCCTTCCAATGGTTTGGTATGGACAGGCAGGATTCTCTAAATTATAAAATGAATATTATAAAAGAGGGCCTTACTAGATATAAAAAAGTAAAACTAATAATGGAGAGCCCAAAATGGTCAATAATACAGGGTTTATTATCAAGAGGGGACAGGAAGTTAGGAAGGGTTTTACTGAAAGTTCATCAATATGGGGGTAATCTATCTGCCTGGAGAAAGGCGTTAAGGGAGTTAGAAGTTGATTTTGACTTTTATTTATATCGAAAAAGGGATTTTACAGAAATTTTACCATGGTCTCATATAAACCTGGGTATTGATGAAAATCATTTAAAGAGGGAAGCTATTAAGGCGATAAAAGAACACGGCACTTTACCCTGTTCACTGGAAAAGTGCAGTAAATGCAATATTTGCAGTTTTAAAGGAGGAGTATGATGGACCGGGGTTTTATTTTGAAAGAAAAAAGTGGAGTCAAATATTTTGTTATAGATGCCTTTGAAAAAACAAATCTTGTAAAACATTGTTTTACTACGAAGGTAGGAGGGGTTAGTAAGGGATATTATTCAGGGTTAAATCTAGGCTTACATAAAGAAGATAATCGCGAAGATGTAATAGAGAATTATAAGATAATTTGTGGGATTTTAGGGATTGAATATAAACACCTGGTTGCTTCAGATCAAGTCCATGATAACAAAATATATAAAGCGGATAAGAAGGATTTAGGGAAGGGGATTGTTAGGGAGTCCGATATTATAGGTATCGACGGCCTTATAACCGATGTGAAAGGCGTTCCCCTTATTACCTATTACGCAGATTGTGTTCCTCTGTTTTTCTTGGACCCCGTTAAAAAATCTATAGGTACAAGCCATGCGGGTTGGAAAGGTAGTGTATTAAAAATAGGCCAGGAAACTGTATTTAGAATGAAAAAGGAATTTGGAACAAAACCCGAAGATCTGCTGGTCGGTATAGGGCCTTCTATAGGCCCCTGCTGTTATGAAGTAGATGAACCCGTAATTTCCCGGGTAATAGAAGCCTTTCCATCTCTTTGGCAAAAATTAGTTATTGACAGAGGTAACGGTAAGTGGGATTTAAACCTTTGGGAGACAAATGCCCTTCAGTTAGAAGAAATAGGGGTGAGGAGGGAAAATATTTTTGTGAGCGGCATTTGTACTTCGTGCAGCAAAGAATTATTGTTTTCTCACCGAAGGGATAAGGGTAAAACCGGAAGTCTTGCAGCTATAATTCAGTTGATTTAAGAGCGTTTATTTAAAACGCTTTTTTTATTTTTAAAATAGTTAATTCGATTTTAGGGATCATAAATGTGTATTTTTTTTTGTGATAAGGAAAAAATAAATTATATAAAAAAGTCAAAGGGGTGTGATGTTTTTGTCTTTGGGAATTATAATACTTCTGATCGTTTCCGTTCTTATTTTCTTCGGATTAGCTCAAAGGGTTTTAGATAGAATGAAACTGAACGATAAAACGGCCATTTTATTTATAGGGGCAATGGTAATAGGTTCATTTCTACCTAATATTCCTTTGTTTTCAGGATTATCCATAAATATAGGAGGGGGAATTATACCTATAGTTTTGGCTGTATATTTAATAATAGGTGCTGAAAATCAGGAGAAAACACGGGCTATTATGGCCTCAATTATAACCGGAGGTTTTGTATATACAGCTTCAAAATTATTAGGGGCAGATCCGGGAACGATGTTTCTAGATCCGATTTATATGTACGCCCTGATTGCAGGGTTAGTGGCATATTTAATAGGTAGATCCCGAAGAGCTGCGTTTATTGCTGGAATTTTAGGAATTGTTTTGAGTGATATAGCATATATCGTCGAAATAACGCTAACAAATACTCCGGGGGGTACAACTATAGGTGGTGCAGGAGTATTTGATACTACTATTCTTGCAGGAATAATCGCTGTGGCAATAGCAGAGATAATTGGCGAAACTAGAGAGAGGCTTCAGGGAGGGACAAAAAAGGTTAGGCTGAAGTCCGATGAAGAAAAAAACCAGATGGCTAGTTTTCTTTCCGAAGACTATTTCGATAACGAAAAGGATAATAATGAAAAGGATAATAAGGAGAGTGATTGAAAAAATGGATAGAATTAAAAATATAATCCAGGGTTTTTTAATATTAACATTAATCCTCTGCTTTATTCCCAATAATGTCCTTGCAGAAGAAAGGGATGATGGCTACTTTACTATAAAGGATAAAAAGACGGGAGAAATAATATTTCAGACTTCAAGATACGTTTATATAGGTGATGAATATCTTAATGAAAACAACAAACTGTACAGGGTAATCAGTGTAGATGGTGATGAAGGGTTGGCGGAGTTTGTAGAAGAGGTTGATTTAACCGATTTCCTTCCTTCGAGCACCGAACAGAAGGACTTTCCTGTAACGGCTGAGCAGAGCAGAAGGATATCTGTATATCATACCCATGGTGATGAGTCTTATGTACCCACAGATGGTGCAGCAAGCATAAAGAACGGTGGGGGTATTTTGTCTGTAGGCGAAGTTTTTGCAAAAAACCTTGAGGAAAAGGGTGTTGAGGTTTTACACTCTACACGAGTGCATTTCCCCCATGATAATGCCGCTTATCAAAGGTCCAGGAGAACAGCCAGGGAGTTACTGCAGCAGGGTGTTGATGCACAATTTGATATCCACAGGGATGCTATACCGCCCGAAAGGTATATTACAGATATAAATGGTGAAAAGGTAGCTAGAGTCCGTTTAGTGGTTGGTAAACAGAATCCCAATTATATAGCTAATGATAATTTCGCAAAACAATTAAAAGCAGCGGGAGACCAGATTTATCCCGGTCTTATAAAAGGTATATTTTATGCAAGAGGGACTTATAACCAGGACCTGGCTCCGAGAAGTATTTTAGTTGAAGTTGGAACGGATAAAAATGACAAACAAATAGCTGAAAAGGGGGCAGCTTTATTTGCTGATGTGGCAGCCAGAACATTATATGGTGAAGATCTGAAAGAAACCCCAGGTCCAGCAGGAACCACTTCGCCGATCAAAGGAGAAACGAGTGCTATAGGGAAGACCCTATTATGGCTGATAGTTTTGACGGTAATAGGGATAGGCGGTTATATGTTGATTACAGGTGGAAGCTGGGAGGAAATTAAAACTAAGTTATCAAAATTTAGTACTAAAGAATTTGCCAATTTCTTAAAGAAAAAGAAAAATAGAGATTGAAAAGAAACACAGGGTGAATTACTGTGAAATTTATATATAATTGCTCTAATGGAAGATATTCTTCTGTTATTGCTGCATCCTTACATTTAGGCCTTATTCCGATAAATGAAATTCCTGATTACGAGAAAATTCTCAAATTACCTCTTTTGGGAAGATCAAATGATACGGAAATAGGAAAGCTTGAATATTATGGTGAAGATAGTAGAGGAAATCGTGTTTATATATTGGGAAGAAAGAAATCTGAAAAAATTATTGTTAATGCGTTAAAGGGTATATATCAAATTTTTGGTCAAAACCCTGATGACCTTATTTTTATAAACACACAGAGATTTTCGAATATTTTTATTTATTTAGGTGGGTTTTTAATAGAACATCTCGGTCTTCAATATGTAGGCCGGTCCGTTCTTTTATTCGGGATAAGGAGAAGCTATTTTAAGATGTGCAATTTGGTGGAACGGGTGAAAAAAATGAATGGTGATAAAAAATGAAGATCTTTTACTGTTGCTATGGGAGCGCACATTCCTCGGTAGTAGCTGCATCTATTCATCTGGGAATGTTGTCTGAACGAGGCAAGCCTTCTATTAAAGATTTAATAAACCTGCCTCATTACGATAAAACAAGGTCTTATCAGATTGGCATTCCTTTTTTTATGGGCACCGATGAAAAAGGGAGGGATATTTATATTATAGGAATGGGAGGGGAAAAACAGATGATAAAAAGGGCAATTATAAGCTTGCTATACGAATTGAAGGTTCCGGATAATGAATATGTTTTTGTTGATACGTTACATTTAACAAATTTTATTACCAAAATCGGAGGAGTATTATCCAGAAGACTTGGAATCATATTTTTAGGACGACCTTTAACGGCAATAGGTATTAGAATGAAATTTTTTGACTTTGTTAATTTAGTCAAACATGTAAAAAATGAAACCAGCTGAACAGAAAATGGTGTATAGACATCATTTTTTTTTATAACTTGACATTTTGTACCTAATAAAAGATAATTGTTAGTAGTAGCTAATATAAGCAGCTGTAAAAACGGAGGAATGTAGATGTTTAGCAGTAGGGTAAAGGGTTTGGTTTCAAAGGTTGTTCCGGGCAGTATCGGAGAAGAAGCCGGTATCCGCCCCGGTGATTCTTTAATTGAAATAAATGGTAATTTGATCAGAGATTACATTCATTATAAATATTTGATTGCCGATGAGCATATCGATATTAAGGTTTTAACGGCCAATAATGAATACCTAATGGTGGATATTGAGAAGGGGTACGATGAGGATCTGGGTTTGGAATTTGAAAACAGTATTATGGATAAACCTAAAAGGTGTAATAATAAGTGTATTTTTTGTTTTATGGATCAAATGCCTCCTAATATGCGAGAATCCCTGTATTTTAAGGATGATGACTATAGAATCTCTTTCCTTCACGGAAATTTTATAACCCTTACAAATGTATCAGATGAAGAAATGAAAAGGATTGCTGATTTAAAATTAAGCCCTTTGTACGTTTCTGTGCATACTACAAATCCCTCTTTAAGGATAAAAATGATGAATAACCCTAATGCAGGGGATATACAAGGTCAGCTTA is a genomic window of Koleobacter methoxysyntrophicus containing:
- the nrdR gene encoding transcriptional regulator NrdR, with product MKCPYCGFNESRVIDSRPAEEGTAVRRRRECLDCQQRFTTYEKIEEVPLIVIKKDGSREIFKREKILKGIIKACEKRPISLKTLEKVADDVEKELKNTMEREITSEQIGEMVMEYLKDIDEVAYVRFASVYREFKDVNTFMEELKKILQENK
- a CDS encoding TIGR03960 family B12-binding radical SAM protein is translated as MNWGLVERYKKILYAEKPLLRIYNFGEKEVSFALIYPNTYNLAMSNLGFMSIYYQINIRRDTLCHRGFLPFKGDEKAFYKTNTPLFSLESQVPLKDYDIIGFSVSFELDYINILKILEISHIPLEKEKRDERFPLIIAGGPCATFNPEPLTPYIDIFVIGEGEEVIHEVIERYKSLRSYGKQAVLQGMSSIPGVYVPSMYGVEYHDDGRIKNIQPKGNAPAKVKKRWIKDLSGIQTSSVIISPLSEFKDMYLIEISRGCWRNCRYCMAGYCYKIPRIRELRDIINNAKKAKDLGLRVGLVGAAVSDYPYIDELIRELIKQGIKFSVSSLRADSVTPSLVRGLAFSGHKTITIAPEAASERLRKVINKGIGEEDIFRAVYLAATNNIPNIKLYFIIGLPTEDLEDINQIIILTKRIIDYLNSINAVYETIILSINPFIPKPFTPFQWFGMDRQDSLNYKMNIIKEGLTRYKKVKLIMESPKWSIIQGLLSRGDRKLGRVLLKVHQYGGNLSAWRKALRELEVDFDFYLYRKRDFTEILPWSHINLGIDENHLKREAIKAIKEHGTLPCSLEKCSKCNICSFKGGV
- the pgeF gene encoding peptidoglycan editing factor PgeF; amino-acid sequence: MDRGFILKEKSGVKYFVIDAFEKTNLVKHCFTTKVGGVSKGYYSGLNLGLHKEDNREDVIENYKIICGILGIEYKHLVASDQVHDNKIYKADKKDLGKGIVRESDIIGIDGLITDVKGVPLITYYADCVPLFFLDPVKKSIGTSHAGWKGSVLKIGQETVFRMKKEFGTKPEDLLVGIGPSIGPCCYEVDEPVISRVIEAFPSLWQKLVIDRGNGKWDLNLWETNALQLEEIGVRRENIFVSGICTSCSKELLFSHRRDKGKTGSLAAIIQLI
- a CDS encoding DUF1614 domain-containing protein, translated to MSLGIIILLIVSVLIFFGLAQRVLDRMKLNDKTAILFIGAMVIGSFLPNIPLFSGLSINIGGGIIPIVLAVYLIIGAENQEKTRAIMASIITGGFVYTASKLLGADPGTMFLDPIYMYALIAGLVAYLIGRSRRAAFIAGILGIVLSDIAYIVEITLTNTPGGTTIGGAGVFDTTILAGIIAVAIAEIIGETRERLQGGTKKVRLKSDEEKNQMASFLSEDYFDNEKDNNEKDNKESD
- the spoIIP gene encoding stage II sporulation protein P; translated protein: MDRIKNIIQGFLILTLILCFIPNNVLAEERDDGYFTIKDKKTGEIIFQTSRYVYIGDEYLNENNKLYRVISVDGDEGLAEFVEEVDLTDFLPSSTEQKDFPVTAEQSRRISVYHTHGDESYVPTDGAASIKNGGGILSVGEVFAKNLEEKGVEVLHSTRVHFPHDNAAYQRSRRTARELLQQGVDAQFDIHRDAIPPERYITDINGEKVARVRLVVGKQNPNYIANDNFAKQLKAAGDQIYPGLIKGIFYARGTYNQDLAPRSILVEVGTDKNDKQIAEKGAALFADVAARTLYGEDLKETPGPAGTTSPIKGETSAIGKTLLWLIVLTVIGIGGYMLITGGSWEEIKTKLSKFSTKEFANFLKKKKNRD
- a CDS encoding DUF3189 family protein translates to MKFIYNCSNGRYSSVIAASLHLGLIPINEIPDYEKILKLPLLGRSNDTEIGKLEYYGEDSRGNRVYILGRKKSEKIIVNALKGIYQIFGQNPDDLIFINTQRFSNIFIYLGGFLIEHLGLQYVGRSVLLFGIRRSYFKMCNLVERVKKMNGDKK
- a CDS encoding DUF3189 family protein; its protein translation is MKIFYCCYGSAHSSVVAASIHLGMLSERGKPSIKDLINLPHYDKTRSYQIGIPFFMGTDEKGRDIYIIGMGGEKQMIKRAIISLLYELKVPDNEYVFVDTLHLTNFITKIGGVLSRRLGIIFLGRPLTAIGIRMKFFDFVNLVKHVKNETS